TACCTCTCTGCTTATTCGATTCAATTGCGCCGCCAGTATATCGTCGTTGCTCATGTCCAAAAGCCAAGGCGCGGTTTCAGTATGCCAGCAGAGCGGATGCCCTTTGACTGTGCATCCGTTAGATATCAGCCACCGGGCTGCTTTTTTTAACTCTTCAGTTGCCGGCTTTCCTTTTACCGGCTCAAACCTACCCCAATAAAATGGCAACGTAACGTAATTGAAAAGCTCGAAGAATTTTTCATATCTTGCTTCAGCTTTTTCTTGTTCTTCTTTGCTTAATTTCCCATTTGCCAACAGAACCGAATCAAATCCGGCACAGCCAAACAAAAATTGATGTTTTATCTGTGATATTTTTACCTCTGCACCGCGCAAAGGCGATCCGTCTTTTTTCTTCAGCCTAAGCTTTTTTGTGGCAATTCTGTGCTCATATTCTTTTTTTATCATTCGGATTTCCCCTTAGCATTAATTAGTGGTTTACTATATTTTAAACCATAAGTCCATAGAGCAAAAGTCCCGGTACAACTTTCGGCCGGGACTTCTACTCATTGGGTAAGTTTTTAGGGAGAATATTCAGCAAAAAGAATTATCACTTTATTTGTTTGAAGCAAGAAATGCATCAACCTGTGATTGCACATCGTCAATAATCTTCTGGAGTCCGGCAGTCTTTAGTTTTTCCCTATATATCTTTTCAACACTCGACAGTTCCTTGGCTCCAGATGCAATTCCTGCCCAATATTGAGAATTTACGTTTTGAACAGCGGCAATCTCGTTCTGTACCTTTGAAGTGTCGTAGTTGAAGCCAATCAGTTTTGAAACCTTGGCCTCCTTATTCCACTTATCCATCTTTTCCCATTTGTCGGGGCTCTCATTGCTCCACAGGTAATCGTTAAGCTGGTTGCCGCCCATAGCCCATGTGTAAATACCGCCGTAGGTATTTGTTTGGGCAGTAACGCCGTCCGGGAGCTTAATTTGATTATCAGAAACTTTTACATAGTTCTTGTTTTCGATACCAAAGGCAAGAAGGTTCTGTACCTTTGCATCCGGGTTAAATAGCTCGTTGATGAACTTCATGGCAGCTTCCGGATGTTTTGATGAGTGCGGAATGGAAAGCATGGAATTCGTAAGCTCTGCGGTTGTGACAGATTGCGGAATATCCGGATAGACAACACACTGATAGAATTCATACCCATAGGTATTGGCTTCTTCTTCAGCCTTGCCGGGCTTTAGCTGTTCCATCCACATAAAGGCCTTTTGCTGACGCTTGTAGTCATCTTTCTGACCCGATTGCGCTGTGCCAACGTCGGAATTATAATAACCTTTTTTATAGAATTCGCGGCTGACAGCTATTAAGTGTCTTACCCATTCGTCGTCGAGAATATTTACGATCTTGGTTGAATCGAAGCGAGGAATACCTACGGTTGAAACCTGGGCAAATTCACTTGAATATTTGTTAAACTCGAATTCTACAACGTTGTTTGAAGTATCTGCGAGGAACGGAACAATACCGGGTTCGTTGTCTTTGATAGTCTGTAAGAACGGTTCCAGATCCTCTGCCTTTTTCACGTTGGAGAAATCCATGTGATACTTATCTGCCAACTTCTTGTTGATTACAACGCCCCACTGGGACGCCATATCCTTGTTTGTCGGAATTGCATAGAGCTTTCCGGAAATTACCGGGCCTTTCAAATATTCAGGGTTAATGTACTTCTTGATATACTGGCCGTATTTTTCAAGAAGGTCATCCAGCGGCTGAAATGCGCCCTGTCCTACGAATGTCGAATAGTTGTTCCAACCGGCTGTAAACATTACATCAACCGGCTCACCACCAGAAAGGGCGAGCTTTGCCTTGTTCTGATAGCTGTCCCAATCATAGTAGACAAGCTTGACTTTGATATTATATCTTTTTTCCAGAATCTTGTTGACCTCATCCTGAACCGCCTGTTTACCGGTCAATTTAGCCGGTGCAAGGAACCATGCAGTGATTTCGGTCGTACCATTTGCGTTTGAGGATTTATTGCCGTTCGACGACGAGCAACCGGTGACAACACTCGCCGCCATGAATGCTGCCAGGCTCACGCCGAGCAAACGCTTAAAAGTTGTCATTTCGTTACTCCTTTCATTATTATGCTTTTATTTATACAAACACAATGACAGACCATTGCGTTTATATACAAATCAATTGAACTCAGCCTTTTACCGCACCGATTGTAAGACCTTTTACAAAATACCTCTGGAAAAACGGATACGCCAGAACAATCGGCCCGATGCTGAGAATGGCCATTGCCATACGCATAGTTTCGGTCGGAACGTTCACCGCGGAACCGACACCAGCGGCATTAACACTGTTAGAAGAAAGTGCCTCAAGTGAATTTAAAGCCTGATACAGTGAATACTGAAGATTAAAAAGCTTTGAATCTTGAATAAAGAGCATGCAGATATACCAGTCATTCCAATAGAAAAGTGCCTGAAACAAAGCAATAGTTGCAATCGCCGGCGTCGAAAGGGGAATGACGATACGGACGAACGTATAGAACTCTCCGGCACCGTCTACCTTGGCCGCATCAAGTATTTCATCTGGAAGCCCCTGCCTGAAAAAGGTCCGGATAATCAAGCAGTTAAAAGCGGATACAAAGCCCGGCATAATCAGGGCAAGCAGCGTATCATTTATGTGAAGGTAGCGCGTGTAGAGAATATACCAAGGCACAAGGCCTCCCTGAAACAGCATTGTAAAGAATATGATAAATGAAAAAACATTTCGATATTTAAAGCTCTTGCGCGAAATGGGGTAAGCATACATCATAGTCATTGCCGTGCTTATTGCTGTGCCGACAACCGTAGTAAATATCGTAACTTTATAAGCGTCAAGCAAACTGGCTGTATCTTTGAAAAGATACTCATAGGTTGCAAAGGATATCTTCTTTGGGAAAAATGTATACCCCTGCTCGATCAATATCCTCTCATCGGATATTGAAATCATAAAAATCAAAACAATCGGCAAAATACACAACAGCGTAACAATGATCAGAACTACATTAAAAACAATATTAATCGGCATTGAAATTGCATTGATTGGTTTTGATTTTTTATAAGTTCTAGCCGCTTCCATCGGTTCTTATCCTCCTTAGAATATCTTGTCTTCAGGACTGAGTTTGCCAATTATCCAGTTGGCGATTAGTACGACTACGAAGCCAACACAGGATTGATATAAGCCTGCTGCGGAGGACTGACCGATTGTACCTGTACCCAGCAGTCCGCGGTATACATATGTATCAATAGTGTTTGTCGTGTTAAAGAGGGAGCCCGAATTCATTGTGACCTGATAAAACAGCCCAAAGTCCGAGCGGAATATGTTTCCGAGATTCATAATAGTTAAGATAACAATTGTTGGTTTCAAAAACGGAAGTGTTATGTAGCAGAACTGTTTCCACTTGCTGCACCCATCGAGCAAAGCAGCCTCATAGTAGGTCTCGTCAATGCCCGTTATTGCAGCGAGATAAATTATGCTTCCGTAGCCTGCTGTTTTCCATAAGTTTACGAAGGTCAGGATAAAGGGCCAATATTTTTCTTCCTGATACCAGTCCGGCGGGGTAATGCCAAGATTGAGTAAATTTCTATTGATAAGCCCATTCTTTGGCTCAAGCAGCGCATAAACAAAATACGCGACCACAACCCAGGATAAAATATAGGGCAAAAGCATAGTCGACTGATAAAACTTCGCGGCAAAGCGGTTTCTTAACTCATTGAGCATAACAGCAAAGGCAATTGAAACAATAAGTCCAAGGAATATAAAAGCCAGATTATATAGAATCGTGTTGCGCGTAATAATCCACGCATCCGACGACATAAATAAAAACTTAAAATTCTCTAAACCAATCCAAGGGCTTTTAAACAGTCCATCGGTGTAATTGTAGTTTTTAAAGGCTACTATGAGGCCTGCCATAGGTAAGTAAAACTGGATTATAACATACACGAGAGGAAGAAGAAGCATAAAGAAAAGTGCTTTATTTGTTTTAAATTCCTTTAGAAAGGTATTCTTATTCTTTCGTTTTGGGCCGGGTTTATATCCCGTGTTCAAGTCGTAAACCTTTATTTCATTTTTGACTGCCACATCTGTGGATCCCATACGGTACAACTCCTTTTATTACTTTGATAAGTGAGTAGTGCAAAAATTGATAAAAATACTGCAGAAATTTACCTGGATATTTTATTAATTTAAAGTAAATATAAGTTAGTTTTCAAACATATTACATAAAGTTCGTATAAAATAGAGCAATATTATTAAGTAAAATTGTGGTATTTTGACAACAATTTTATTATAATTGATTTATCCTGTTATTCAATAAGATTTGCCGTTTATAGCAAGAATTGCTTAATTTTGCGCAAGACTATACTATATAATCCCAAATTAAGAGCATTATTTGTATTATTTCAAATGCATAATTGCTATATAGAAAAACACAAAAAAACGCACCTCAGGATAACCCTGAGGTGCGTTTTATAGCAATTTTTTATACTGGCCCAAACTATGAAATCTAAGTGTGGCCATGCTGCGCTATCAAGCCAGGCGGACACATTTGCCAGACGGTATTTTAACAGTTTCATCTTTCACACCAATCCATACATCCTTTGCAGATGGATTGAACACTACCGTCCGGTCTACACTAAACCGAAGGCCCTTGACCGCATTAATATAGTCGGCAATTTCGATATTTGTTGCATACCAAACATCATCTCTTCCGCCTACCATTTTGCAAAATTCCTCAATTAATCCCCAGTTTTTGTTTTTTTCAAATTCAAAACTGTGTCCCCAAACATACATAAGTCCATAAGACCAATAATGTTTGTCATCAATAAAACGTTTAGCAAGCTCAAGCAAATGTTCATCGTGGTGACAGGTGGCCTGCCAGCGCAAAAAGTCCGGATTTACAAAAAAACCTCTTGTCGTATTTACCGTCCGTGAATATTCAATTCCAAGCGCTGATAATACATTTACAAGTTCGTCGTTATAATTGCCGAACGGATATGAAAAGCCCCGAATCGGATAGCCGACAAGTGATTCCAACGCCCTTCGATCTTCCTGAATTTCCTGAATGACTATGTTCCGTGGAAGGGTTCTCAGATCCAAATGATGTTTACCGTGCGAGGCAACCTCGTGCCCTTTATACAATGCTGCAACTTCTTTAGATTTTATATATCCCTCTGTATCTAAATTACCTGAATTTAGGTGAAAAGTCCCTTTGATACCGTTGCGATTAAATATTTCAACAAGCCTATGATCGTAAATCTCTCCGTCGTCATAGCTCATGGTCAGAGCCTTTTTTCTGCCGTTTGGAAACACATTAAAACTAATTTGAACCAATTCAAGGCCTCCGTATTGCGGTTTTCGCATTTTGATTAGTAATTGCTCAATTACTTTTTTCATTATAGTATCTGTTGTGCTTTTATTACAACCGCAAGCCGTAAAGTTCGCAATTGTTGCAGAATATAACGCAAGATTTCATAAATTTATAAAAATAATCAAAGCATAAGATTTGCAGCCCTTCAAATTCATCGTGATTGCGACAAATATTCAAAAGGTTTATATAGGCAGTTCACTTTAAATTAGTACCACTGACCAGAAGCCGCGTTGACGTGTTTTACGCGCTGTCGCGTTATTCTCAAACACGGTAAACATATTGTATTCTCATTCAAAAGTTCTTTCAAAGTCTTTGTCATTGCCGTTAAAGACATCTAAATCAATAAACTTTTCTTGCCCGCTGTATCCTTTGAGCCTTCCCTTATCGGCATACTGCCAGAATGTCCAATTCTTAAAGTCCGGCTTAGTATAGACATTCCTGACCCAAACCATATAATCGCTGTACTCGTCATCATAGTATAGTATAAAAGATTTCTCCGTAAAATAGAGAACCGGCTTGACTTTATAATAGTTTTCAACTTTATTTAAATAACTGTTGAGAACTTTATGTACTTTCTGCTTTGAAGGGCTGTCCTTTTTATATTTGCCATACAGTTCGATATCAACAGCCGGCGGCAGCCCTGAGATTTCAGGCACGTTTTTAATAAAATTGTCCGCCTGTGTTGCTCCATCTGAATCAAAGCTCAAAAAGTGGTATGCCCCGATTTTCATATTTGTTTTATTTGCATTCTCCCAGTTTGATTTGAATTGCTTGTCTGTATATTTGCTGCCTTCGGTCGCTTTAATATAGGCAAATTTCAAGCCCTGATTTGAGATAGTGTCCCAATCAATTTTTCCCTGATATTCGGAAACATCTATGCCCCGAACGGGATAACCCTTCACATTAAAGCCGTTCAGCAGCAACAGCCCGTTATTGAATATCACATAGATTGCCACAACTAATATGAATATAATGGCAAATATAATAGCCAATCTGCTCTTCTTCAGCTTCAATATAATTACTTCCCCTGTTTTCGCCGGTTGCATGGACTAGGTAATGCGACTACATGAACGAAATAAGATATACTTGCCTACATTAGTTAAATATAGTTATATTATAGTACTAACCCACACACAGTTTCCACTGTGTGTGGGTTAATTTCGCAAAACTAAAATTACATGAGGTCTCGTCTTTAATAAATATGCTTGCTGACTACTTTTCCCGTGTTCACATGCTTAATCGGCCACCTATTTTATGTTATTCACTTCATCGAATGCTTTCAGCGCCTCCTCTACAGTAATTTTTCCTGTCTCATAATCTTTTTTACTTTTTTGAGATAACGCGTCTGCCTGCATGTCCTCTCGTATTCATATTTATATTCAGGTTTCACGTTGCCGTCATCATCAAGGTACTTTTTTCTGCAATTTCACAAACAGTAATATAACCGTCAATGTCTTTCCTGAATTTCTCATCCGCCGTAAGGTCTGCCTCAGGGTCTATTCCTAAACCCTTTTGCCGTTCATGAATTTCATTACATTTTTTAAAATCTTCTTCTGTAAAATCATAATTCTTGTATCTTTCCAAGCATGATTTTACATCTTTGTCGCCGTGACAAAGAAGAAAATATCCATAGAAACTACGATAATATTGACCAGCAGGCAACTTGTGTAGATTAATATGATAATTATACCATATTTAGTTACATATTTTCAATGTTTTTGCCATGATAATCGCCATACTCTTCCACTTCTACTTCAATCGAAATTTTTCTTCGGTTCAGTCCAGACTTAAACGCAATAATGGCCGGCAGATATCAATGTTGGAGCCATATAAAAAATTGAGGCGGCTGCCTTTAAAGGCAGCCGCCAATCAATTCAGCCGACGGTTAATATCTAGAAGGAGGCAACCGCAGACTGGATGTTTTCAATTCAATGCGTTAACTGCAGATTTCAGTTTTTCTATTTGTTCACTCGACAGGTTTAGCACATCGCTGTTGCTCATACCAGTTGAGCTGTCTTCAATCAGAATCATTTTTGTATCTGGCTTAGTAATAGTGTTGTGCCACAGAGACTTAGGAATATTATAAACCTTGTTGGGCTCCATTTTTACAGCCTTGAATGTGAGGCTGTCATCAGCGCCCTCTGCGTAAACCAATGTGCAACTGCCAGCCAGCAAAACAAACAGCTCGTCTGTTTCGTTGTGGCGTTCTACGCAATCGACGTTTGCGATATCGTTTGCAGGTTTATAATTTTTTATCCCAACAGTCCATTTTTCATTTTCATAGACTCTTGACATGCCTTCGCCTGTGAATTCATATGATTCGATGGCCATTATTCATCTATCCTTTCAGTGGGTAAAAATCAATACTTAAAAGAGTGATTTGCACTTCTCAACGATAGCGTTGGCGTCGATGCCAAACTTCGCGAAAAGCTCACTCGGGGTACCCGAACGTCCAAATGTGTCGTTTACGCCGACCATTGCAAATTTCGGGTTGACTTTACCCATCATTGCTTCAGCAACTGCGCTGCCAAGGCCGCCTGCGAGCAGGTGTTCCTCAGCGGTAACAATCCTTCCGCACTTTTCAGCGTAAGCAAACAGTGTATCTTTATCAAGTGGTTTAACTGTATGCATATTAAGCACTGCTGCGTCAATTCCTTGCTCTTTGAGCATATCAGCCGCTTTCAGCGCTTCATGTGCAACTAAGCCCATTGTAACAATGCAGACATCTTTGCCGTCACGCAGTACGTTGGCTTTTCCAATTTCAAAAGGCGTGTCCTCTGTGGTAATAGCGGGTATCGGAGGGCGTGCAATACGCAGATATACCGGGCCGTCGATTGCTGCCGCTGCTTTTACAGCCTTTTTAACCTCAATCCAGTCGCAAGGCACGATAACCGTCATGCCGGGGAGAATGCGCATGAGTGCAATGTCTTCCAAGCACTGGTGGCTTCCTCCGTCCTCGCCCACGCAAAGGCCAGAATGTGAAAGCGCGATCTTTACATTTGCTTTGGAATAGCAAATTGAGTTACGCACAATCTCATATGCCCTGCCCGCGCCAAACATTGCAAAAGTGCTGGCAAAAACGGTAAGCCCGCTCTGCGCCATACCGCAGGCAATGCCCATCAGGTTCTGCTCCGCGATTCCTACATTAAAGAATCTTTCAGGAAACTCAGAAGCAAAAATGTTTGTCATTGTCGCATGCGCAAGGTCTGCGTCAAGTACGACAACATTACCATTTTCACGGCCCAGCTCTACAAGAGCCTCACCATAAGCGTTTCTTTGTGCTTTAATTTCAGCCATTTTCACGTACCTCCAACTCTGCAAGCGCAGCCTTATAATCATCCGGGCCTATTGCTTTGCCATGCCATCCAAAATTGTTTTCCATAAACGAAACGCCTTTGCCCTTGACAGTCTGCGCGATGATACATTTTGGCTGACCTTTCACCGGCTCATTCAGCGCGGCCGTTATGGCGTCGAAATCGTGTCCGTCTATTTCAATGGTTTTGAAACCGAATGCTTCAAACTTAGCTTTAAGATCGCCCAGACTCATTACGTCATCGTTAGAGCCATCTATCTGCAGGCCGTTGTGGTCGATGATAATGGTAAGGTTATCGAGCTTGTAATGAGCGGCCGCCATGGAAGCTTCCCAGACAAGGCCTTCCTGGAGTTCGCCGTCGCCCAGAAGCGCATAAACGTTGTAATCTTTTTTGCGGTATTTGCCTGCAAGAGCCATTCCGACAGCGACAGATACGCCCTGTCCGAGGGATCCTGTGCACATATCTACACCGGGAGTTTTCTTCATATCAGGATGGCCCTGAAGATGGGAATGAATCTTACGCAGGTCATTCAGATCGGATTTCGGGAAATATCCTAAATCCGCAAGAATTGCATAAAGTGTCGGGGCTGCATGGCCTTTGCTCATGATGAAACGGTCACGGTCGTCCCATTTCGGATTCTTGGGGTCAATTCTCATCTTGTTGAAATAAAGAGCTGTGAGCAGCTCCACGCAAGACAGGGACCCGCCTGGATGTCCTGATTTTGACGCGTAAAGCATTTTAATAATGTCTTGACGAAATGTTTTGGCTTTTTCCTTCAGGCAGGAATTTTCCATTTTAAGTTTTCCTCCAATTTTAATAGTTGCATTATTAGAATAAATGTCTGTGTTTTATCCTTTGACAGCGCCTGCGGTCAATCCCTGAATCAGGCTCTTTTGGACAAACATAAACATAATGCAAATCGGTAAAATAGTAATAATACCACCTGCCGTTAAGAGACCCCAGTCAATATTGAATTCACCGACAAGGAGCTTAAGGAAAACCGGAATTGTTCGTGAGGTGTTGTTGGTAAACATAACCGCATAGGTGTATTCGTTCCATGCATTAATGAAGATGTAAACGCCAGTCGCGACAATGCCCGGAACGGCAATCGGTAAGATAATCCGTACAAAAGCCTTTGGCCGGTTGCAGCCGTCAACCATCGCCGCCTCTTCCAAGGCAGACGGCAGGTCGTTGAGGAAGCCGGTCAGCATCCAGACCGAGAACGGAATTGTAAATGTTGAATAAGCGAGAATCAGCGCACCTGGAGTATACAGGATATGCAGATTGCGCATGATTGCAAACAGCGGAACCAAAAGCAGAACGCTGGGGAACATATTGATCATCAGGAAGATGGTCAAAAACGCTTTCTTTCCCTTGAACCTGTAGCGGGAAAAAGCATAAGCTGCAAGCAGCGTTGTGCATAATGTCACCAGTGTAGTGCAAGCGGCTACCAAAAAGCTGTTACGCAGACAGATTAAGTAGTCTGACTGAGTAAACAATTTAATATAGTTGCTAAATGATACACTATGAGGCCAATATGTGAGCTGAAAGATTTCTTTCGGGGTTTTGATGGACGTTATTAGCGTCCAATAAAACGGGAAAAGCGTAAATATAAGAATTAAAGTGAGGGGTATAAAGAACAAAAATATTTTTGAGAGTACACTTTCTTTTTTCATTGCAGCACCCATCCAGTCTGACGCTACTCAGCGTCTTTAAAAAAGTTTTTCAGGTAGAAAAATTCGACAATCATCAATAACAGGGTTAGCATAATGGAAAGAGTCGAAGCTATGCCAAAATCGAGTGTACCGTACGCTTTCTTGAAAGCATAAACACTTAACGTATGGGTTGAATAGCCGGGGCCGCCACCAGTCATCGAGAAGATAACATCAATAGAATTTGCTACCCATATAATGCGAAGCATTGTTGTTACGAAGATTGTGTTTTTCATAGACGGAATCGTTATGTTAAACAGCTTGCGAATGCGGGAGCAACCGTCAACATCCGCAGCTTCGTACAATTCATTTGGAATTGCCTGTAAACCAGCCAAGAGCATAATTGCAAAGAAAGGTATACCCTGCCAGACTATCGTGACAATTACTGAAGGCAGAGCCGTACTTGGATTTGCCAGGAAGGGAATGAATTTATTTATTATTCCGAGTTTATGCAAAACGTCATTAATGACACCGTAATTGCCATCATACATCCAGCTCCACATCAAACCAATCAGGACGCCCGGTGTGACCCACGGAACAAGCACTGTAGCTCTTATAGCGCCTCTTGCGTGGAAGCTGGTGTTAAGAATAAGCGCAAGTATAAATCCGAAAATAAACTGAAAACCAACACCAAATACAACCCAGATTACCGTATTTAACAATGACTGATAAAACAGTGAATCGGTCAAAACGGTGATGTAATTTTTAAATCCGACAAATCCCCGCACTCCGGGAATCATCAGATTATAGTTTTGGAAGCTCATCCCTATTGAATTTAACACAGGATAAGCTACAACGAGCAGTACAAACAATACCGCCGGCATGATTAATAAATATGGGGCCCAATGGATTTTCTTCTTCATAACTAACCACGCAATCTTTTTTTTCAAGGGTGCCCGCAAGCCTTTGCAGGCACCCCTGAATTTAGGTTTTTTCTTATTGAATTCTGTTAGCAATCAAGCCTGACCCTTTAGCTGCGCATCAAGTTGTTTTACAGCTTCTTCTGCTGAAATCTTGCCCATTAGAGCCTGCTGCATAACTGGTGCCCAGACATTGTTGACCCAGTTTGCTGTTGTCGGCAGGATCGGGAAGATACCTGCATAAGACTGGCTTTCCATTGAGACTTTCATGAACTTGTTATCTTTAAATTCTGCAGCCTCGGCCACAGAGCTGACAACCGGCAGATTGCCTGTTGCAAGGTCCCATTTCTTAACCGCATCGGCTGAAGCAAGGTATTCAACCCATTTGATAGCTGCATCCTGATGCTTGGTTGATGCAATTACAACGTTCTCTGTGTCACCCATTGAAGTCCACTGTCCGCCGGGACCCTTCGGTACTGGGAACGCGTCTACATCATCGCCGTTTGCTTTGACCATGTCGACAGAGGAACCAATGTGATGGATAAACATAGCGATCTGGCCATTGTTAAACATTGTCTTGAGCTCAGCAAGGCCATCGTTTACAGCAGTCTTAGGCGCATAACCGTTCTTATAGAGATCAATGAATACCTGAGTACCTTTAACTGTTTCGGGACTATTGAGTATGACTTTGTTATTTTCGTCGGTAAATCTTCCGCCGTAAGCTTGGATGAAGCTGCCCCACGGTTCCTGACCGCCGGAAGCGCCGCGCAGGCCGAAACCATAAACTTTCTTGCCGTTTATAGTGGTGGTGCATTTCTTAATATCTTCAATGAACTCATCAAAAGTTTTCGGTACTGAATCGATTCCGACCGCTTTGAAATAGGAAGGCCTGTAGTAGACATAAAGCACCTGCCATGTCCACGGCATTGTGTAAATCTTTCCGCCGCCGGCTTCTTTCATCTTGTCCCAGAGCATAGGCAAGATTTCAGATTTTCCTTCCCATTTATCTACTGCATCGTCTAACGCGAGAAGGTAATTGTTTTGAGTGTAGGCAGGAGTCCATGTCAGCTTGAACGATGCTGTATCAGGTCCGCCTCCTCCGGCCAACGCAGTTGTCAGCGTGTTGCTGAAATCAGAATAAGCGTAGGTTTGCATTTTTACTGTAATGTTTGGATACTTGGAATGGAAATCATCTGCGATTTTGTTCATGGTTTGCATGTAATCTGCAGAGTCAACCCATAGCCAGTGTGTGATAGTAACCGGTGTATTATCGTTAGATGAGGCAGCATTATTCGATGAGGTCTTGCTGCCACAGCCAACGAAAGAACCGGCAACAATCACTGCTGCCAGAGCGGCAGATAATGCTCTTACGAACTTTACCATTACTCATTCTCCTTTCTAGATTTTTTATTCATTAAAATGTCATCGATGCTCTGCATAAGATGACATTTTAAAGCTTCCCTTGCGCCTTCAGCATCCCTGTTTTTTATTGCATTAAATACTTCTTCATGAAACTTTATTGCTTTCGCAAAACTATCCCGCGAATTAACTGTTTTCTCATAACCTGCTTTAATCGAATCATTGATAATCGGTATGATGCGGAAGATAACCTCGTTCTTTGTCGCTTCTGCGATGGCGTTGTGGAAGGCCATATCAACTTCTGTATGATTCTGATTGAGTTCAAGTACTTTATGTGCTTCATTTATATTATTTTGAAGTTTTATGAGATTATCCTCAGTAGCGCGCTCAGCAGCTAAAAAGGCTATATTGGGTT
This DNA window, taken from [Clostridium] cellulosi, encodes the following:
- a CDS encoding carbohydrate ABC transporter substrate-binding protein (High confidence in function and specificity); translation: MTTFKRLLGVSLAAFMAASVVTGCSSSNGNKSSNANGTTEITAWFLAPAKLTGKQAVQDEVNKILEKRYNIKVKLVYYDWDSYQNKAKLALSGGEPVDVMFTAGWNNYSTFVGQGAFQPLDDLLEKYGQYIKKYINPEYLKGPVISGKLYAIPTNKDMASQWGVVINKKLADKYHMDFSNVKKAEDLEPFLQTIKDNEPGIVPFLADTSNNVVEFEFNKYSSEFAQVSTVGIPRFDSTKIVNILDDEWVRHLIAVSREFYKKGYYNSDVGTAQSGQKDDYKRQQKAFMWMEQLKPGKAEEEANTYGYEFYQCVVYPDIPQSVTTAELTNSMLSIPHSSKHPEAAMKFINELFNPDAKVQNLLAFGIENKNYVKVSDNQIKLPDGVTAQTNTYGGIYTWAMGGNQLNDYLWSNESPDKWEKMDKWNKEAKVSKLIGFNYDTSKVQNEIAAVQNVNSQYWAGIASGAKELSSVEKIYREKLKTAGLQKIIDDVQSQVDAFLASNK
- a CDS encoding carbohydrate ABC transporter membrane protein 2 (High confidence in function and specificity), translated to MEAARTYKKSKPINAISMPINIVFNVVLIIVTLLCILPIVLIFMISISDERILIEQGYTFFPKKISFATYEYLFKDTASLLDAYKVTIFTTVVGTAISTAMTMMYAYPISRKSFKYRNVFSFIIFFTMLFQGGLVPWYILYTRYLHINDTLLALIMPGFVSAFNCLIIRTFFRQGLPDEILDAAKVDGAGEFYTFVRIVIPLSTPAIATIALFQALFYWNDWYICMLFIQDSKLFNLQYSLYQALNSLEALSSNSVNAAGVGSAVNVPTETMRMAMAILSIGPIVLAYPFFQRYFVKGLTIGAVKG
- a CDS encoding ABC-type polysaccharide transport system, permease component (High confidence in function and specificity) — its product is MGSTDVAVKNEIKVYDLNTGYKPGPKRKNKNTFLKEFKTNKALFFMLLLPLVYVIIQFYLPMAGLIVAFKNYNYTDGLFKSPWIGLENFKFLFMSSDAWIITRNTILYNLAFIFLGLIVSIAFAVMLNELRNRFAAKFYQSTMLLPYILSWVVVAYFVYALLEPKNGLINRNLLNLGITPPDWYQEEKYWPFILTFVNLWKTAGYGSIIYLAAITGIDETYYEAALLDGCSKWKQFCYITLPFLKPTIVILTIMNLGNIFRSDFGLFYQVTMNSGSLFNTTNTIDTYVYRGLLGTGTIGQSSAAGLYQSCVGFVVVLIANWIIGKLSPEDKIF
- a CDS encoding polysaccharide deacetylase (High confidence in function and specificity); translation: MVQISFNVFPNGRKKALTMSYDDGEIYDHRLVEIFNRNGIKGTFHLNSGNLDTEGYIKSKEVAALYKGHEVASHGKHHLDLRTLPRNIVIQEIQEDRRALESLVGYPIRGFSYPFGNYNDELVNVLSALGIEYSRTVNTTRGFFVNPDFLRWQATCHHDEHLLELAKRFIDDKHYWSYGLMYVWGHSFEFEKNKNWGLIEEFCKMVGGRDDVWYATNIEIADYINAVKGLRFSVDRTVVFNPSAKDVWIGVKDETVKIPSGKCVRLA
- a CDS encoding glycosyl hydrolase family 25 protein (High confidence in function and specificity), with the protein product MKLKKSRLAIIFAIIFILVVAIYVIFNNGLLLLNGFNVKGYPVRGIDVSEYQGKIDWDTISNQGLKFAYIKATEGSKYTDKQFKSNWENANKTNMKIGAYHFLSFDSDGATQADNFIKNVPEISGLPPAVDIELYGKYKKDSPSKQKVHKVLNSYLNKVENYYKVKPVLYFTEKSFILYYDDEYSDYMVWVRNVYTKPDFKNWTFWQYADKGRLKGYSGQEKFIDLDVFNGNDKDFERTFE
- a CDS encoding hypothetical protein (Family membership) — encoded protein: MQADALSQKSKKDYETGKITVEEALKAFDEVNNIK
- a CDS encoding hypothetical protein (High confidence in function and specificity), which codes for MAIESYEFTGEGMSRVYENEKWTVGIKNYKPANDIANVDCVERHNETDELFVLLAGSCTLVYAEGADDSLTFKAVKMEPNKVYNIPKSLWHNTITKPDTKMILIEDSSTGMSNSDVLNLSSEQIEKLKSAVNALN
- a CDS encoding putative transketolase C-terminal section (High confidence in function and specificity), whose translation is MAEIKAQRNAYGEALVELGRENGNVVVLDADLAHATMTNIFASEFPERFFNVGIAEQNLMGIACGMAQSGLTVFASTFAMFGAGRAYEIVRNSICYSKANVKIALSHSGLCVGEDGGSHQCLEDIALMRILPGMTVIVPCDWIEVKKAVKAAAAIDGPVYLRIARPPIPAITTEDTPFEIGKANVLRDGKDVCIVTMGLVAHEALKAADMLKEQGIDAAVLNMHTVKPLDKDTLFAYAEKCGRIVTAEEHLLAGGLGSAVAEAMMGKVNPKFAMVGVNDTFGRSGTPSELFAKFGIDANAIVEKCKSLF